One stretch of Paenibacillus sp. AN1007 DNA includes these proteins:
- a CDS encoding D-alanine--D-alanine ligase — protein sequence MSMNKLKVGVVYGGKSGEHEVSLQTAFAVTNAFDYEKYELVPFYISKQGTWKKGAVMHAPFARIEDLKLESSAGGTQDALNALFARLSGGAEALDIMFPLLHGTFGEDGTIQGMFEMADMPYVGAGVLASAGGMDKVVMKKLFAQAGIDQCAFTYFNATQWKQAQHDMIVQVEDQLGYPCFIKPANLGSSVGISKARNRDELKTAIEFALRYDTKVVVEEFVEAREVEVSVLGNDEPMASVPGEIVSSGEYYDYAAKYIDGQSQMLIPAPLDTEAADRIREAALQAFRAIEGNGISRVDFFVRKSDGALLINEVNTMPGFTPYSMYPLLWRETGVSYAELLDRMIELGLERYNRKQALNYENGVQA from the coding sequence ATGAGTATGAATAAATTAAAAGTAGGCGTCGTATACGGCGGAAAATCGGGCGAACACGAAGTGTCGCTGCAAACGGCGTTTGCTGTAACAAATGCATTTGATTATGAAAAGTATGAACTGGTTCCTTTTTATATCTCCAAACAGGGGACGTGGAAAAAAGGAGCGGTGATGCATGCACCTTTTGCACGCATCGAAGACTTGAAGCTGGAAAGCTCGGCGGGCGGCACACAGGACGCACTGAATGCATTGTTTGCACGTTTATCGGGCGGGGCGGAAGCGCTGGACATCATGTTCCCGCTGCTCCACGGCACGTTTGGAGAGGATGGCACCATCCAGGGCATGTTTGAGATGGCAGATATGCCGTATGTGGGTGCAGGCGTGCTGGCTTCGGCAGGCGGCATGGACAAAGTGGTGATGAAAAAGCTGTTCGCTCAGGCTGGGATTGACCAGTGTGCCTTTACGTATTTTAACGCGACACAATGGAAGCAGGCTCAGCACGATATGATCGTCCAGGTCGAGGACCAGCTTGGTTATCCGTGTTTTATCAAACCGGCCAACCTTGGCTCTAGTGTAGGGATCTCCAAAGCGCGTAACCGCGATGAACTGAAAACAGCCATTGAGTTTGCACTACGGTATGACACCAAAGTTGTGGTTGAGGAGTTTGTAGAAGCTCGTGAAGTTGAGGTTAGTGTTCTCGGCAATGATGAACCGATGGCATCGGTTCCCGGCGAGATTGTATCCTCCGGCGAATATTATGATTATGCTGCCAAATACATTGACGGACAGTCTCAGATGCTGATTCCTGCACCGCTGGACACAGAGGCAGCTGACCGCATCCGTGAAGCAGCCCTGCAGGCATTCCGTGCGATTGAAGGTAACGGCATTTCACGTGTGGATTTCTTCGTTCGCAAGTCGGATGGAGCGCTGCTCATTAATGAAGTGAACACTATGCCAGGCTTTACGCCTTACAGTATGTACCCACTTTTATGGCGCGAGACAGGTGTATCGTATGCCGAATTGCTGGATCGTATGATCGAACTGGGACTGGAGCGGTATAACCGCAAGCAGGCACTGAATTACGAAAACGGCGTTCAGGCGTAG
- a CDS encoding amidase domain-containing protein, whose protein sequence is MEREWKSALYTYVNQYNRCEIDYRPQASERIVTDPEFVVERGERMARLDEWYRRRRAVPLRSETSAKLVRTLIDGSEEAVIEVQLYSRLFYEKSGITHREDRIERERLTFLRENERWSIARVEREVPERRPAGEGRPYQQADFVQAGNRPLLNREVLSQGRRARRQIYRRDLAVAYADRWWNAGNPAFEEFDVDCTNYVSQCLFAGEAPIHYTGRREAGWWYKGYVNGSEMWSYSWAVSNSLARYLSGSSWGLTATEVDRPEQLMLGDVIFYDWDGDGRFQHSTVVTAFDAGGMPLVNAHTVSSRHRFWDYRDSYAWTEQTAYRLFHIADEF, encoded by the coding sequence TTGGAACGCGAATGGAAGAGCGCCTTGTATACGTACGTCAACCAGTACAATCGCTGTGAGATCGATTACCGTCCACAGGCGAGTGAACGAATCGTAACCGATCCCGAATTTGTGGTGGAACGGGGAGAGCGCATGGCAAGGCTGGATGAATGGTACCGCAGACGGCGCGCCGTACCTCTTCGCAGCGAGACCAGTGCCAAGCTTGTGCGTACTCTCATTGATGGATCGGAAGAAGCGGTAATTGAAGTGCAGCTCTACAGCAGATTGTTCTATGAAAAGAGCGGGATTACTCATCGCGAGGATCGAATTGAGCGGGAAAGGTTAACCTTTTTACGCGAAAATGAGCGGTGGAGTATTGCGCGTGTGGAGCGTGAAGTGCCCGAACGGCGTCCAGCCGGGGAAGGACGTCCGTATCAGCAGGCTGATTTTGTACAGGCGGGGAACCGACCGCTGTTGAACCGGGAAGTATTGAGCCAGGGACGAAGAGCCAGAAGACAAATCTACCGTCGGGATCTGGCTGTTGCCTACGCTGATCGGTGGTGGAATGCGGGCAATCCGGCTTTTGAAGAATTCGATGTGGACTGCACCAATTATGTGTCCCAATGTCTCTTTGCAGGGGAAGCACCCATCCACTATACTGGTAGAAGAGAAGCAGGCTGGTGGTACAAAGGGTATGTGAACGGCTCGGAAATGTGGAGCTACAGCTGGGCTGTATCCAACAGCCTGGCAAGATATTTGTCCGGCAGCAGCTGGGGGCTGACAGCCACCGAGGTGGATCGCCCTGAGCAGCTTATGCTTGGCGATGTTATTTTCTATGACTGGGACGGCGACGGAAGGTTCCAGCACAGCACGGTGGTCACCGCTTTTGATGCGGGAGGCATGCCGCTTGTGAACGCACATACGGTCAGCAGCCGTCACCGTTTTTGGGACTACCGGGATTCCTATGCCTGGACGGAGCAGACGGCATACCGGCTTTTTCATATTGCAGATGAGTTTTAA